A genomic window from Pseudomonas argentinensis includes:
- the pstA gene encoding phosphate ABC transporter permease PstA — protein MSVKQNNLKSWFKSGSPWIWMNAGAVSIAIVMVIGLLAVIAVRGLAHFWPADIVEGSYLIPGQAATVMAGEVVQKEEIPRARLASAGLPVNVDGGEFMTRELLKVGNRDFYGADFSWVVGEWLTDLRKPRDMTAFERREWGNFYGYVVNVKEEGRLVAEGEAAWPELQKRLARVEKLHGEIVRLEKRDIGRINAGLERVRLQTRRLELDGQLTEAAQADLAAERARWDAEYKVLEQELNARHQQFNRDSVTVRSAEGREQEISLGKVVRAYRPNAMTTLDKLGFYGSKLWEFVSDDPREANTEGGIFPAIFGTIMMTLIMAVIVTPFGVIAAIYLREYAKQGPLTRVIRIAVNNLAGVPAIVYGVFGLGFFVYVLGGSIDRLFFPEAAPAPTFGTPGLLWASLTLALLAVPVVIVATEEGLSRIPRALREGSLALGATKVETLWRVVLPMASPAMMTGLILAVARAAGEVAPLMLVGVVKLAPSLPVDGNYPYLHLDQKIMHLGFHIFDVGFQSPNVEAARPLVYATALLLVLVIAILNLTAIYLRNRLREKYKALDH, from the coding sequence ATGTCCGTGAAACAGAACAACCTCAAATCCTGGTTCAAGAGCGGCTCGCCGTGGATCTGGATGAATGCCGGTGCGGTATCCATCGCCATCGTCATGGTCATTGGCCTGCTGGCGGTGATCGCCGTGCGCGGCCTGGCGCATTTCTGGCCGGCCGATATCGTCGAGGGCAGCTACCTGATACCCGGCCAGGCCGCCACGGTCATGGCCGGTGAAGTGGTGCAGAAGGAAGAGATTCCGCGCGCCCGCCTGGCCTCCGCCGGGCTGCCGGTGAACGTCGATGGTGGCGAGTTCATGACCCGTGAACTGCTCAAGGTGGGTAACCGTGACTTCTATGGCGCGGACTTCTCCTGGGTGGTCGGCGAATGGCTGACCGATCTGCGCAAGCCCAGGGACATGACTGCCTTCGAGCGGCGCGAGTGGGGCAACTTCTATGGCTATGTGGTCAACGTCAAGGAAGAGGGTCGCCTGGTCGCCGAAGGCGAGGCAGCCTGGCCGGAGCTGCAGAAGCGCCTGGCGCGTGTCGAAAAGCTGCACGGCGAAATCGTCAGGCTGGAAAAGCGCGATATCGGCCGTATCAACGCCGGTCTCGAGCGGGTCCGCCTGCAGACCCGCCGGCTGGAACTCGACGGTCAGCTGACCGAGGCCGCGCAAGCCGATCTGGCCGCCGAGCGCGCCCGCTGGGACGCCGAATACAAGGTCCTGGAGCAGGAGCTCAACGCCCGCCACCAGCAGTTCAACCGCGACAGCGTGACCGTGCGCTCGGCCGAAGGTCGCGAGCAGGAAATCAGCCTCGGCAAGGTGGTACGGGCCTATCGCCCCAACGCCATGACCACGCTGGACAAGCTCGGCTTCTACGGCAGCAAGCTGTGGGAGTTCGTCAGCGACGACCCGCGCGAAGCGAACACCGAGGGCGGGATCTTCCCGGCGATCTTCGGCACCATCATGATGACCCTGATCATGGCGGTGATCGTCACGCCATTCGGGGTGATTGCCGCCATCTACCTGCGCGAATACGCCAAGCAGGGCCCGTTGACCCGGGTGATCCGCATCGCGGTGAACAACCTGGCCGGTGTGCCGGCGATCGTCTACGGCGTATTCGGCCTGGGCTTCTTCGTCTATGTCCTGGGTGGCTCGATCGACCGCCTGTTCTTCCCGGAAGCCGCGCCAGCGCCGACCTTCGGCACCCCCGGCCTGCTGTGGGCCTCGCTGACCCTGGCGCTGCTCGCGGTACCGGTGGTGATCGTTGCCACCGAGGAAGGCCTGTCGCGTATCCCACGGGCATTGCGTGAGGGCTCCCTGGCCCTGGGCGCGACCAAGGTGGAGACCCTGTGGCGCGTGGTGCTGCCGATGGCCAGCCCGGCGATGATGACCGGCCTGATCCTCGCCGTGGCCCGCGCCGCCGGTGAAGTCGCGCCGCTGATGCTGGTGGGCGTGGTCAAGCTGGCGCCGAGCCTGCCGGTGGACGGCAACTACCCTTATCTGCACCTGGACCAGAAGATCATGCACCTGGGCTTCCATATCTTCGACGTCGGCTTCCAGAGCCCCAACGTCGAAGCGGCGCGCCCCCTGGTCTACGCTACAGCCTTGCTGCTGGTGCTGGTCATCGCGATTCTCAACCTGACGGCCATCTACCTGCGCAACCGCCTGCGCGAGAAATACAAGGCCTTGGATCATTAA
- a CDS encoding ABC transporter permease subunit: MNDLASEPMTASPNSLGLDFNTPALKRKRRIRAFKDRLARWCVSIGGLAVLGAITLIFFYLAYVVLPMFQGADLEKRDAVQPAWLADAGKPLLMSLEEQNQVGMRLANDGKIQFFDAKSMAALTAIDLPLPAGTEVVSVGQDQPGSHRVALGLSNGQALVFEHAYRITYPDDVKTITPSIAYPFGEAPLTIDPQGRPLEHMGISVNSGTLLIAGSVGSELQVLSLSREENMMTGEVEVSEERLALPQIAEPIKELIIEPRQHWLFVINGRATADVFDLRAKALNGRYKLLNDGAREVTHATSLLGGISLLIGDSTGGIGQWFMVRDEDGKSELKQVREFQMADSPVSQILSEERRKGFIALDEKGNLGIFHSTAHRTLLVEPVAEGHDIAALSPRANRALVEANGKIERILIDNPHPEISWSSLWGKVWYENYDKPEYVWQSTSASTDAEPKLSLAPLAFGTLKAAFYAMLLAAPLAIAAAIYTAYFMAPAMRGKVKPVIELMEALPTVILGFFAGLFLAPYVEGHLPGIFSLLIFTPVGILLAGFLWSRLPESIRLRVPDGWEAALLIPVILLVGSFSLSMSGHLENWLFDGNMRAWLTNDLGIPFDQRNALVVGLAMGFAVIPNIYSIAEDAVFSVPKSLTFGSLALGATPWQTLTRVVILTASPGIFSALMIGMGRAVGETMIVLMATGNTPIMDMNIFQGLRTLAANVAVEMPESEVGGTHYRVLFLSALVLLTFTFFMNTLAELVRQRLRVKYASL, translated from the coding sequence ATGAATGACTTGGCAAGTGAACCCATGACCGCCTCTCCCAATTCCCTCGGGCTGGACTTCAACACGCCGGCCCTGAAACGCAAGCGGCGCATACGCGCCTTCAAGGATCGCCTGGCCCGCTGGTGCGTATCCATTGGCGGCCTGGCTGTATTGGGTGCCATTACCCTGATCTTCTTCTATCTTGCCTATGTCGTGTTGCCGATGTTCCAGGGCGCCGATCTCGAGAAACGCGATGCCGTTCAGCCAGCCTGGCTGGCCGATGCCGGCAAGCCCCTGCTGATGTCGCTGGAGGAGCAGAACCAGGTCGGCATGCGCCTGGCCAACGATGGCAAGATCCAGTTCTTCGATGCCAAGAGCATGGCAGCCCTGACCGCGATCGACCTGCCCCTGCCGGCCGGCACCGAAGTGGTTTCCGTCGGGCAGGATCAGCCAGGCAGCCACCGTGTCGCCCTTGGTCTGTCCAATGGCCAGGCGCTGGTGTTCGAACATGCCTACCGCATCACCTATCCCGATGACGTGAAGACCATCACGCCGTCCATCGCCTACCCCTTCGGTGAGGCGCCGCTGACCATCGATCCCCAAGGCCGTCCGCTGGAGCACATGGGCATCAGTGTGAACAGCGGCACGCTGCTGATCGCCGGCTCCGTGGGCAGCGAGCTGCAGGTGCTGAGCCTGAGCCGCGAGGAAAACATGATGACCGGCGAGGTCGAGGTCAGCGAGGAGCGCCTGGCGCTGCCGCAGATCGCCGAGCCAATCAAGGAGCTGATCATCGAGCCACGTCAGCACTGGCTGTTCGTGATCAACGGTCGCGCCACCGCCGATGTATTCGACCTGCGCGCCAAGGCCCTCAACGGCCGCTACAAGCTGCTCAACGATGGCGCTCGCGAAGTGACCCACGCCACCTCGCTGCTGGGCGGCATCTCGCTGCTCATCGGCGACAGCACCGGCGGTATCGGCCAGTGGTTCATGGTGCGCGACGAAGACGGCAAGTCCGAACTCAAGCAGGTGCGTGAATTCCAGATGGCCGACAGCCCGGTCAGCCAGATCCTCTCCGAGGAGCGTCGCAAGGGCTTCATCGCCCTGGACGAGAAGGGCAACCTGGGGATCTTCCACAGTACTGCGCACCGAACCCTGCTGGTCGAGCCGGTGGCCGAAGGCCACGACATCGCCGCGCTGTCGCCGCGAGCCAACCGTGCACTGGTCGAGGCCAATGGCAAGATCGAGCGTATCCTGATCGACAACCCCCACCCGGAGATTTCCTGGAGCTCGCTGTGGGGTAAGGTGTGGTACGAGAACTACGACAAGCCGGAGTACGTCTGGCAGTCGACCTCCGCCAGTACCGATGCCGAGCCCAAGCTGAGTCTGGCTCCGCTGGCCTTCGGTACCCTGAAAGCTGCCTTCTACGCCATGTTGCTGGCTGCGCCCCTGGCTATCGCCGCGGCGATCTATACTGCCTACTTCATGGCCCCGGCCATGCGCGGCAAGGTCAAGCCGGTCATCGAGCTGATGGAAGCGTTGCCGACGGTGATCCTCGGCTTCTTCGCCGGCCTGTTCCTGGCGCCCTACGTCGAAGGACACCTGCCCGGGATATTCAGTCTGCTGATCTTCACCCCGGTCGGCATCCTGCTGGCGGGTTTCCTCTGGTCCCGCCTGCCGGAGTCCATTCGCCTGCGCGTGCCGGATGGCTGGGAAGCAGCCTTGCTGATTCCGGTGATCCTGCTGGTCGGCTCGTTCTCCCTGAGCATGAGCGGGCACCTGGAAAACTGGCTGTTCGACGGCAACATGCGCGCCTGGCTGACCAATGACCTAGGCATTCCGTTCGACCAGCGCAACGCCCTGGTGGTTGGCCTGGCCATGGGCTTCGCAGTGATTCCGAACATCTACTCGATCGCCGAGGACGCCGTGTTCAGCGTGCCCAAGAGCCTGACCTTCGGTTCCCTGGCACTGGGTGCCACGCCCTGGCAGACCCTCACCCGCGTGGTGATCCTGACCGCCAGCCCGGGCATCTTTTCCGCGCTGATGATCGGCATGGGCCGCGCCGTCGGCGAGACCATGATCGTGCTGATGGCCACCGGCAACACGCCGATCATGGACATGAACATCTTCCAGGGCCTGCGCACCCTGGCGGCCAACGTGGCGGTGGAAATGCCCGAGTCGGAGGTCGGCGGTACGCACTATCGCGTGCTGTTCCTCTCCGCGCTGGTGCTGCTGACCTTCACGTTCTTCATGAACACCCTGGCCGAGCTGGTGCGTCAACGCCTGCGCGTCAAGTACGCATCGCTCTGA
- a CDS encoding PstS family phosphate ABC transporter substrate-binding protein, translating to MKLKRLMAAMTFVAAGVATANAVAAVDPALPTYEKTSGVSGNLSSVGSDSLANLMTLWAESYKQSYPNVNIQIQAAGSSTAPPALTEGTANLGPMSRPMKDSEIQAFEQKFGYKPTAVPVAIDALAVFVHKDNPIKQLTMQQVDAIFSSTRLCGEAKDVKTWGELGLSGEWAAKPIQLFGRNSVSGTYGYFKEEALCKGDFKSNVNEQPGSASVVQSISSTVNAIGYSGIGYRTASVRAVPLVNKKGEVEEANESNALSGKYPLARFFYIYVNKAPNKPLSPLDAEFLKLILSKQGQDVVVKDGYIPLPLKVIEKTRKELGL from the coding sequence ATGAAACTGAAGCGTTTGATGGCCGCCATGACATTCGTCGCCGCTGGCGTCGCCACTGCCAACGCGGTTGCCGCTGTCGATCCGGCTCTGCCGACCTATGAGAAGACCTCGGGTGTATCGGGCAACCTGTCCAGCGTCGGCTCCGACTCTCTGGCCAACCTGATGACCCTGTGGGCTGAGAGCTACAAGCAGTCCTACCCGAACGTGAACATCCAGATCCAGGCCGCCGGCTCCTCCACCGCGCCACCGGCGCTGACCGAAGGCACCGCCAACCTCGGCCCGATGTCGCGCCCGATGAAGGACAGCGAAATCCAGGCCTTCGAGCAGAAATTCGGTTACAAGCCGACTGCCGTGCCGGTCGCCATCGATGCCCTGGCGGTATTCGTACACAAGGACAACCCGATCAAGCAGCTGACCATGCAGCAGGTCGACGCCATCTTCTCCAGCACCCGTCTGTGCGGTGAAGCCAAGGACGTGAAAACCTGGGGCGAACTGGGCCTGAGCGGTGAGTGGGCGGCCAAGCCGATCCAGCTGTTCGGCCGTAACTCGGTATCCGGCACCTACGGCTACTTCAAGGAAGAAGCCCTGTGCAAAGGCGACTTCAAGTCCAACGTCAACGAGCAGCCGGGTTCGGCCTCCGTGGTGCAGTCGATCTCCAGCACCGTCAACGCCATCGGTTACTCGGGCATCGGTTACCGCACCGCCAGCGTGCGCGCCGTTCCCCTGGTCAACAAGAAGGGTGAAGTCGAGGAAGCCAACGAGAGCAACGCGCTGTCGGGCAAATACCCGCTGGCTCGCTTCTTCTACATCTACGTGAACAAGGCGCCCAACAAGCCGTTGAGCCCGCTGGATGCCGAGTTCCTCAAGCTGATCCTGTCCAAGCAGGGCCAGGACGTGGTGGTCAAGGACGGCTACATCCCGCTGCCGCTCAAGGTCATCGAGAAGACCCGCAAGGAACTGGGTCTGTAA
- a CDS encoding acyl-CoA thioesterase: MKDLEQEDPIPQGDLALQITALPRETNGFGDIYGGWLVSQMDLAGTAMATKVAAGRVATVAIDRMAFLVPVPVGAQLSFYTQTLEVGRSSIQMLVEVWSDDPLSSEWRKVTEAVFVFVAIDSSGRTRAVSRR; encoded by the coding sequence ATGAAAGACCTCGAACAGGAAGACCCGATACCGCAAGGCGACCTGGCCCTGCAGATCACCGCCCTGCCGCGCGAAACCAATGGCTTCGGCGACATTTATGGCGGTTGGCTGGTTTCGCAGATGGACCTGGCAGGCACCGCCATGGCCACCAAGGTTGCAGCAGGCCGCGTGGCGACCGTGGCGATCGATCGCATGGCCTTCCTGGTACCGGTGCCGGTCGGCGCACAGCTGTCCTTCTATACCCAGACCCTGGAAGTCGGCCGCAGCTCGATCCAGATGCTGGTGGAAGTGTGGAGTGACGATCCGCTGTCCAGCGAGTGGCGCAAGGTGACCGAAGCGGTATTCGTGTTCGTCGCCATCGACAGCAGCGGCCGCACCCGCGCCGTATCGCGCCGCTGA
- a CDS encoding DUF4124 domain-containing protein has translation MSTLHLMRRTLWLGLLLPLWANAAEMYRYTNAQGITVIDRQGVPSEFIAKGYEVLNEQGRVVRVVPPAPTAEEMQKILADRERAKSDAQLLRLYSSLEDVDRAQARKLAELDGLIGVAKGNLQSVRQQQANLQKQAADHERAGREVPKPLLDQIASQRDEQVRVKKDIERYQAARAQAQKTFAADRLRVTELLGQGR, from the coding sequence ATGTCCACCTTGCACCTGATGCGCCGTACCCTCTGGCTTGGTCTGTTGCTGCCGTTATGGGCGAATGCGGCGGAGATGTATCGCTACACCAATGCCCAGGGCATCACGGTGATCGACCGCCAGGGCGTGCCCAGCGAGTTCATCGCCAAGGGCTACGAGGTGCTCAACGAGCAGGGTCGTGTGGTGCGCGTGGTGCCGCCGGCGCCGACCGCCGAAGAGATGCAGAAGATTCTCGCCGATCGCGAACGAGCGAAATCCGATGCCCAGCTGCTGCGTCTGTACAGCAGCCTCGAGGACGTCGATCGCGCCCAGGCGCGCAAGCTCGCCGAGCTCGACGGCCTGATCGGCGTGGCCAAGGGCAATCTGCAGTCGGTGCGCCAGCAGCAGGCCAACCTGCAGAAGCAGGCGGCGGATCACGAGCGGGCCGGGCGCGAAGTGCCCAAACCCTTGCTGGACCAGATCGCCAGCCAGCGCGATGAGCAAGTTCGCGTGAAAAAGGACATTGAGCGCTATCAGGCGGCGCGTGCGCAGGCGCAGAAAACCTTTGCCGCGGATCGTCTGCGGGTCACCGAGTTGCTAGGGCAGGGTCGCTAG
- the pyrE gene encoding orotate phosphoribosyltransferase, whose protein sequence is MQTYQRDFIRFAIERGVLRFGQFTLKSGRVSPYFFNAGLFDSGLALAKLGRFYAAAVVNSGISFDVLFGPAYKGIPLAASTGVALAEHHDVDTPWCFNRKEAKDHGEGGTLVGAPLSGRVLIIDDVITAGTAIREVMQIIQAQGAQAAGVLVALDRQERGRGELSAIQEVERDFNIPVVSIVSLQQVLEYLAEDAELKQHLPAVEAYRAEFGI, encoded by the coding sequence ATGCAAACGTATCAGCGCGATTTCATTCGATTTGCCATCGAGCGAGGCGTTCTGCGCTTCGGCCAGTTCACCCTCAAGTCCGGTCGCGTCAGCCCGTACTTCTTCAATGCCGGGCTGTTCGACAGCGGCCTGGCGCTGGCCAAGCTGGGGCGTTTCTATGCAGCGGCAGTGGTGAACAGCGGCATTTCCTTCGATGTGCTGTTCGGCCCGGCCTACAAGGGCATCCCGCTGGCCGCCAGCACCGGTGTGGCCCTGGCCGAGCACCATGATGTGGATACGCCCTGGTGCTTCAACCGCAAGGAAGCCAAGGATCACGGCGAGGGCGGCACCCTGGTCGGTGCGCCGCTGAGTGGCCGCGTGCTGATCATCGATGACGTGATCACCGCCGGCACGGCGATCCGCGAAGTGATGCAGATCATCCAGGCCCAGGGTGCCCAGGCCGCTGGCGTACTGGTCGCCCTGGATCGCCAGGAGCGTGGCCGCGGCGAGCTGTCGGCGATCCAGGAAGTCGAGCGCGATTTCAACATTCCGGTGGTCAGCATCGTTTCCCTGCAGCAGGTGCTGGAATATCTGGCCGAGGATGCTGAACTGAAACAACACCTGCCAGCCGTGGAAGCCTACCGGGCCGAATTCGGCATCTGA
- a CDS encoding exodeoxyribonuclease III — MRIISVNVNGIHAAVERGLLSWLQAQNADVICLQDTRASAFELDDQALQLDGYFLYACDAEVPSQGGVALYSRLQPKAVISGLGFETADRYGRYLQADFDKVSIASLLLPSGMGGDENLNQKFKFMDDFSKYLDKQRRKRRDYIYCGSLYVAHQKLDVKNWRDCQQSPGFMAPERAWMDEVTGTMGYVDAVREVNREADQFSWWPDNEQAEMLNLGYRFDYQLLTPGMRRSVRSARLPRQPRFSQHAPLIVDYDWTLTV; from the coding sequence ATGCGGATCATCAGTGTGAACGTGAATGGTATTCATGCTGCAGTCGAGCGCGGTTTGCTCAGTTGGCTGCAAGCACAGAATGCCGACGTGATCTGCCTGCAGGATACCCGTGCCTCCGCCTTTGAACTGGACGACCAAGCCCTCCAACTGGATGGCTATTTCCTCTATGCCTGCGATGCAGAAGTACCAAGCCAGGGTGGCGTGGCGCTGTATTCGCGGTTGCAACCCAAGGCGGTAATCAGCGGGCTCGGTTTTGAAACGGCCGATCGCTACGGGCGCTACCTGCAGGCTGATTTCGACAAGGTGAGTATCGCCTCGCTGCTGCTGCCATCGGGCATGGGCGGTGACGAGAACCTGAATCAGAAATTCAAGTTCATGGACGATTTCTCCAAGTACCTGGACAAGCAACGCCGCAAGCGCCGCGATTACATCTATTGCGGCTCGCTGTACGTCGCCCACCAGAAGCTGGACGTGAAGAACTGGCGCGACTGCCAGCAATCACCTGGCTTCATGGCGCCCGAGCGCGCCTGGATGGACGAGGTGACCGGCACCATGGGTTATGTCGATGCCGTGCGCGAGGTCAATCGCGAGGCCGATCAGTTCAGCTGGTGGCCGGACAACGAGCAGGCGGAGATGCTCAACCTGGGCTATCGCTTCGACTACCAGTTGCTCACCCCGGGCATGCGCCGCAGCGTGCGCAGCGCCCGTCTGCCACGCCAGCCGCGCTTCTCGCAGCACGCGCCGCTGATCGTCGACTACGACTGGACGCTGACCGTCTGA
- a CDS encoding EamA family transporter, with protein MTPKDILLAAVVIVAWGVNFVIIKVGLEGVPPMLLGALRFMLAAFPAILFIRRPAMPLRWLLAYGLTISLGQFAFLFSAMYVGMPAGLASLVLQAQAFFTLGFAALFIGETVRRSSLIGLVVAAAGLLLIGSESGRAFTLAGFVLTLCAAAMWGLGNVVTKRIGKVNLVSLVVWGSLIPPLPFLALSLIMEGPAQIETALRSISLSSVLAIAYLAFIATLLGYGLWSRLLSRYPASQVAPFSLLVPVVGLSSAWLFLGEALSTVQWLGAAIVMLGLLINVFGPRLLQQLRGATA; from the coding sequence ATGACACCCAAGGACATCCTGCTGGCCGCCGTGGTGATCGTCGCCTGGGGCGTCAACTTCGTGATCATCAAGGTCGGCCTCGAGGGTGTGCCGCCCATGCTGCTCGGCGCTCTGCGCTTCATGCTCGCCGCCTTTCCGGCGATCCTCTTCATTCGCCGCCCGGCCATGCCACTGCGCTGGCTGCTGGCCTACGGCCTGACCATCTCCCTGGGGCAGTTCGCCTTTCTGTTCTCGGCCATGTACGTCGGCATGCCCGCCGGGCTGGCGTCGCTGGTGCTGCAGGCGCAGGCGTTCTTCACCCTGGGTTTCGCCGCGCTGTTCATCGGCGAGACCGTGCGCCGCAGCAGCCTGATCGGCCTGGTAGTAGCGGCGGCGGGCCTGCTGCTGATCGGCAGCGAGAGCGGACGCGCCTTCACCCTGGCCGGCTTCGTGCTGACCCTGTGCGCGGCGGCGATGTGGGGGCTGGGCAATGTGGTCACCAAGCGCATCGGCAAGGTCAACCTGGTCAGTCTGGTGGTCTGGGGCAGCCTGATTCCGCCACTGCCGTTCCTGGCCCTGTCGCTGATAATGGAAGGCCCGGCGCAGATCGAGACGGCATTGCGCAGCATTTCCCTCAGCTCGGTGCTGGCCATCGCCTACCTGGCCTTTATCGCCACCCTGCTCGGCTACGGGCTGTGGAGCCGCCTGCTGTCGCGCTACCCGGCCAGCCAGGTGGCGCCGTTCTCCCTGCTGGTGCCGGTGGTCGGCCTCAGCTCGGCATGGCTGTTTCTCGGCGAGGCACTGAGCACCGTGCAGTGGCTCGGCGCGGCCATCGTCATGCTCGGCTTGCTGATCAACGTGTTCGGCCCGCGCCTGCTGCAACAACTGCGTGGCGCGACGGCCTGA
- the trmB gene encoding tRNA (guanosine(46)-N7)-methyltransferase TrmB, translating into MRAIKSFVMRAGRMTEGQQRGFDQGLPKFGLELNDGMQDFDAVFGRQAPRTFEIGFGMGHSTLEMAAAAPEQDFIGVEVHRPGVGALLNGVMTQNLTNLRVYSCDALEVLRQCVPDASLDRVLLFFPDPWHKARHNKRRIVQPAFAELVRQKLKVGGVLHMATDWEPYAEYMLEVMNVAPGYRNLATDGRCVERPAERPVTKFERRGERLGHGVWDLKFERID; encoded by the coding sequence ATGCGCGCCATCAAGAGTTTCGTGATGCGTGCCGGGCGCATGACCGAAGGCCAGCAGCGTGGCTTCGACCAGGGGCTGCCGAAATTCGGCCTGGAGTTGAACGATGGCATGCAGGATTTCGACGCGGTATTCGGACGCCAGGCGCCGCGTACCTTCGAAATCGGCTTCGGCATGGGCCACTCTACCCTGGAAATGGCTGCCGCCGCGCCTGAACAGGACTTCATCGGCGTGGAAGTGCACCGGCCGGGCGTGGGCGCCTTGCTCAACGGCGTGATGACGCAGAACCTGACCAACCTGCGTGTTTACAGTTGCGATGCCCTGGAAGTGCTGCGTCAGTGCGTGCCCGATGCCAGCCTCGACCGCGTGCTGCTGTTCTTCCCGGATCCCTGGCACAAGGCGCGTCATAACAAGCGCCGCATCGTCCAGCCGGCCTTTGCCGAGCTGGTACGCCAGAAGCTCAAGGTGGGCGGCGTGCTGCACATGGCCACCGACTGGGAGCCCTACGCCGAATACATGCTGGAGGTGATGAACGTGGCGCCGGGGTATCGCAACCTCGCCACCGATGGCCGTTGCGTCGAACGCCCGGCCGAGCGCCCGGTGACCAAGTTCGAGCGTCGCGGCGAGCGCCTCGGGCACGGCGTATGGGACCTCAAGTTCGAGCGCATCGACTGA
- a CDS encoding thiazole synthase: MSHAVSDKPFTLAGRTYQSRLLVGTGKYKDLDETRDAIEASGAEIVTVAVRRTNIGQNPGEPNLLDVISPDRYTILPNTAGCYDAIEAVRTCRLARELLDGHKLVKLEVLADQKTLFPNVIETLKAAEVLVKEGFDVMVYTSDDPIIARQLAEMGCIAVMPLAGLIGTGLGICNPYNLRIILEEAKVPVLVDAGVGTASDATIAMELGCEAVLMNSAIAHAQHPVLMAQAMKYAIEAGRLAYLAGRMPKKLYASASSPLEGLIR, translated from the coding sequence ATGAGCCACGCTGTCAGTGACAAGCCGTTTACCCTGGCCGGCCGCACCTACCAGTCGCGCCTGCTGGTCGGCACCGGTAAATACAAGGATCTCGACGAGACCCGCGACGCCATCGAGGCCTCGGGCGCGGAGATCGTCACCGTGGCGGTGCGCCGTACCAATATCGGCCAGAACCCGGGCGAGCCGAACCTGCTCGACGTGATTTCCCCGGATCGCTACACCATCCTGCCCAACACCGCCGGTTGCTATGACGCCATCGAGGCCGTGCGTACCTGCCGCCTGGCCCGCGAGCTGCTCGACGGCCACAAGCTGGTCAAGCTGGAAGTGCTGGCCGACCAGAAGACCCTGTTCCCCAACGTGATCGAAACCCTCAAGGCCGCCGAGGTGCTGGTCAAGGAAGGTTTCGACGTAATGGTCTATACCAGCGATGACCCGATCATCGCGCGCCAGCTGGCCGAGATGGGCTGCATCGCCGTGATGCCCCTGGCCGGCCTGATCGGCACCGGGCTGGGCATCTGCAACCCCTACAACCTGCGCATCATCCTCGAGGAAGCCAAGGTGCCCGTGCTGGTCGATGCCGGCGTCGGCACGGCGTCCGACGCGACCATCGCCATGGAGCTGGGTTGCGAGGCGGTGCTGATGAACAGCGCCATCGCCCATGCCCAGCATCCGGTGCTGATGGCCCAGGCCATGAAATACGCCATCGAGGCAGGCCGCCTGGCCTACCTGGCCGGGCGCATGCCGAAGAAACTCTATGCCAGCGCGTCGTCCCCCTTGGAGGGGCTGATCCGCTGA
- the thiS gene encoding sulfur carrier protein ThiS, which yields MHIQLNGESLELPEGASVADLIERLELSGRRVAVERNLDIVPRSQYASTALADGDRLEVVHAIGGG from the coding sequence ATGCATATCCAGTTGAACGGTGAATCCCTCGAGCTGCCCGAAGGTGCCAGCGTCGCCGACCTGATCGAGCGCCTGGAACTGAGCGGGCGTCGCGTGGCGGTCGAGCGTAACCTCGATATCGTGCCGCGCAGCCAGTACGCCAGCACGGCGCTGGCCGACGGTGACCGCCTCGAAGTGGTCCATGCCATCGGCGGCGGTTGA
- a CDS encoding DUF423 domain-containing protein yields the protein MVRLWLLLSAFAGFTGVALGAFAAHGLKSRLSAEYLAVFQTGTHYQLIHALALLGVAILALVAPGRLVNLAGTCFAVGILLFSGSLYLLTLSGIGKLGIITPIGGLAFLAGWTCLGLLAWRMA from the coding sequence ATGGTTCGCCTGTGGTTGTTGCTGTCGGCCTTTGCCGGCTTTACCGGAGTTGCACTGGGTGCCTTCGCCGCCCATGGCCTGAAGAGCAGGCTGAGCGCCGAGTACCTGGCGGTGTTCCAGACCGGCACCCATTATCAGTTGATCCATGCCCTGGCTCTGCTGGGCGTGGCCATCCTGGCGCTGGTCGCGCCAGGGCGCCTGGTCAACCTGGCAGGCACCTGCTTTGCCGTCGGTATCCTGCTGTTCTCGGGCAGCCTCTACCTGTTGACCCTTAGCGGTATCGGCAAGCTGGGTATCATCACGCCCATTGGCGGCCTGGCCTTTCTGGCCGGCTGGACTTGCCTGGGGCTGCTTGCCTGGCGCATGGCCTGA